In one Parambassis ranga chromosome 6, fParRan2.1, whole genome shotgun sequence genomic region, the following are encoded:
- the wdr90 gene encoding WD repeat-containing protein 90 isoform X1, which yields MASKGWQHPYVNIFKHVRIEEWKRATKEGDVLTHTNKTLKCPVFRISGPVPANSYILIPKNSDQSLGLTGRFFYLLFRPTPGKYFVVHLDVTAEEGQVVRISFSNMFKELKSTPIWLQFPFLCGAAKDSVYESTSQSAKHGLVGPAPVSVRWTCLMLDLQGILSVYLNHCYNHLKSIKLCANMTVKNMFTSDLLLDPGVTFREAKQMGLASSQGTGPIPREMAFPVPKGGCWHDHYDNIKFPSEGTKLPFDSIQKGDPHPEHKCVPNQRSPVRAQSHCVNLSKVVQDRVSLIQQITTPKSFQRNSNPVVASVPELGFISNHQKEWLYKNDDQQQESSYSSSHLLPSRTRCDTVDDEIHVDVDAEAGFSKHGEDSEEELVCTPVPRPVSLPSSKESKRQKLLPDPILRLSRIIGFGGATSRCALWTKSGDAVVYPCHAIIVSMKLSSNQQRFFIGHTDKVSALAFNGNTTLLASAQTGSNSVVRVWNYHNGNCLAMVRIHAHSLSCLSFSYGGGILCGVGKDSHNKTMVVVWNTVKVSKGGEVTVLAKAHTDVDIYTMKITFFDDTRMVSCGCGNIRLWRVRNGTLRSCPVNLGEYHSQDFTDVAFEEGHSPDQHLDERTLFVSSRSGHIFEIDYSRVVIRNVRRLLPAQRQHADRREKLTFNTGPGIAINSISVSSSFCATGSEDGFLRLWPLDFSAVFLEAEHEGPVSLVLASFDSLQVLGATSTGNLGYLNVTSRGYNTLMRSHTDTVLGFSVDGLHRHLTTASSDGTVRIWNMDSLHQLYDFVSEDSPCSVAFHPSEQIFSCGFTSGVIRVFDIPSAKLLAEHKQHRGQVVGLTFSPDGEFMYSCDSQGSLALYNASEEEHNVIRVACNMVARGTEQAPDALKVSSDSRCLAFVGPAEYVVTIVDARSLDEMLYVDVSILDIESPRLDSALKVCFSPATTEHMLVATSANKILWLSTKSGRLLREVSKVHKHQCSSLAVSEDSRFLLTAGHNAVKVWDYNMQFGINSQMFIGHSEPIRQVSFTPDQLGVLSVGDAIFLWDFLANPVESLTDSCSPPKVSYTSALKADAEIRGIQLSNGMPRQKAPLPSSSPPRLDISTIDQVNLGGLGSLSLCDDTPAVPTIPDKDAGSCPSIDPRHAVSFLRVTDMDTRSPMNSSHADTLELKQRNPIRPDCYRHFIPRFKSSSVGDQVVVAPQPQEAGLKLKAVIGYNGNGRGNMVWNPEQGLFAYSCGCLVVVEYLHTGGQRHLQGHSEEISCLAVTNDAQTVASAAGGSFGSRSRICIWDVKTGTCHNTLSYHQGAVQSLAFSRDDLYFLSVGDFYDPVVALWSTKNFQLLSNVRMSGPIHDAAFSPTAACRMACVGSEGVYFILIHTEGLDVDLKVDRVKAPAEMGDVELTALCYSMDSFLLTSTNRGHICAWEVNTQCCFMTWKADEGEIGVLLCQGNRVLTGSNSRWLRLWEVEPVQGTKKDSGTVVVLEREIMLDGSTVSAAFDNTMEMGIVGTTAGTLWYINWSDNSNIRLVSGHRTMVNTVVFSSDECHFATCSEDGSVRVWSTSSYELVVQFQVLNQPCGCVCWSPSSEEEKSCVAAGYNDGTLRIFRLASTEMEMKLHPHRVSVTAIHYSANGHVIFSAGKNGLIAVSSPVNGATIRVIRDHKGATITTIHCVYEQCKKFGLEGNELWLAASGDRRVSVWAADWWTEKCDLLDWLSFPAPAYYEGDSLPPSMAAFCPADPSLVVYTGYGVEKELSFYSLVKKQIVKKVALPHWATCISLSSKGQLIAVGSKERVLKLIKSTSGRFQDYSQHSDSLQTCQFSPSGSLLFSVAYNEILLWEVKGL from the exons ATGGCTTCTAAAG GTTGGCAGCATCCTTACGTCAACAtcttcaaacatgtcagaattGAAGAGTGGAAGAGGGCGACAAAAGAGGGAGATGTATTAACACACACG AATAAGACATTAAAGTGTCCAGTGTTCCGGATCAGCGGTCCGGTTCCTGCCAACAGCTACATCCTGATACCCAAAAACAGCGACCAGTCTTTGGGGCTGACAGGGCGCTTCTTTTACCTTCTATTCAGGCCAACACCTGGAAAATACTTTGTAGTCCACCTGGATGTCACTGCCGAG GAGGGCCAGGTGGTTCGTATTTCCTTTTCCAACATGTTCAAAGAATTAAAGTCAACGCCTATATGGCTACAGTTtccctttctgtgtggagctgCAAAGGATTCAGTCTATGAAAGCACTTCACAATCTGCAAAACATG GGTTGGTGGGTCCAGCCCCTGTTTCAGTGCGTTGGACCTGTCTTATGTTGGATCTGCAAGGCATACTCTCTGTCTACCTCAACCACTGCTACAATCACCTGAAGAGCATTAAGCTGTGCGCCAACATGACagtgaaaaacatgtttaccaGTGATCTACTGCTAGATCCAG GAGTTACTTTCAGAGAAGCCAAACAAATGGGTCTGGCTTCTTCTCAGGGAACAGGTCCCATACCCAGAGAGATGGCATTTCCAGTGCCTAAGGGAGGCTGTTGGCATGACCACTACGATAACATCAA GTTTCCATCAGAAGGAACAAAGTTGCCCTTCGACTCTATTCAGAAAGGCGATCCACATCCAGAACATA AATGTGTTCCGAACCAAAGAAGTCCTGTGAGAGCACAGTCTCACTGTGTCAACCTCAGCAAAGTGGTTCAAGACCGTGTGTCCCTCATTCAGCAGATCACCACCCCAAAATCA ttCCAAAGAAATTCTAACCCTGTAGTAGCCAGTGTACCTGAGCTTGGTTTCATCTCCAATCACCAAAAAGAGTGGCTTTACAAAAATGATGACCAACAGCAGGAGTCATCATATTCCAGTTCACACCTGCTCCCATCCAGGACACGCTGTGATACAGTTGATGATGAAATTCATGTGGATGTGGATGCTGAGGCTGGTTTTAGCAAACATGGGGAAGACAGTGAAGAAGAG ctTGTGTGCACTCCGGTTCCACgtcctgtctctctgccatCGTCCAAAGAATCCAAACGACAG AAGCTGCTTCCAGACCCAATTCTCAGGCTTAGTCGAATCATCGGCTTTGGAGGAGCCACTTCAAGATGT GCACTGTGGACCAAATCTGGTGATGCAGTGGTATATCCGTGTCATGCAATTATCGTCTCTATGAAGCTATCCTCTAACCAGCAGAGATTCTTCATTGGCCACACTGATAAG GTGTCTGCACTGGCTTTTAATGGCAACACAACCCTGCTAGCTTCAGCACAAACCGGCAGCAATAGTGTTGTTCGAGTGTGGAACTACCACAACGGAAATTGTCTGGCCATGGTTAGGATTCATGCTCATTCCTTATCCTGTCTTAG CTTCTCCTATGGCGGTGGTATTCTTTGCGGAGTGGGTAAAGATAGCCACAATAAAACT atggtggtggtgtggaaCACTGTGAAAGTCAGTAAAGGTGGAGAGGTTACAGTCTTAGCCAAAGCGCACACAGATGTGGACATTTACACCATGAAGATCACATTCTTTGACGATACAAG GATGGTGTCATGTGGTTGTGGCAACATTCGTCTGTGGCGAGTGCGGAATGGAACACTGCGCTCCTGTCCAGTAAACCTGGGAGAATACCACTCACAGGACTTCACTGATGTGGCCTTTGAGGAAGGACACTCTCCCGACCAGCATCTTGACGAGAGAACACT ATTTGTAAGCAGCCGTAGCGGTCATATCTTTGAGATTGACTACAGCAGAGTTGTCATTAGAAATGTGAGGAGGCTGTTGCCTGCCCAGCGACAGCATGCAGATCGCAGAGAGAAACTGACTTTTAACACAG GTCCAGGCATTGCTATCAATAGCATCAGCGTGTCCTCATCATTCTGTGCCACAGGCTCTGAAGATGGCTTCCTGCGGCTCTGGCCCCTTGATTTTTCTGCCGTCTTCCTGGAGGCTG AGCATGAAGGCCCAGTGAGTTTGGTGTTGGCCTCCTTTGACAGCCTTCAGGTCCTGGGAGCCACCTCAACAGGCAACCTTGGTTACCTTAATGTGACCAGCCGTGGTTATAACACATTGATGAGGtcacatacagacactgtgcTTGGCTTTAGTGTAGATGGCCTTCATCGTCATCTTACAACGGCCTCTTCTGATGGCACCGTGCGCATTTGGAATATGGATTCCTTGCATCAG CTGTATGATTTTGTGTCAGAGGACAGCCCCTGTTCTGTGGCCTTCCACCCGAGTGAGCAGATCTTCTCTTGTGGTTTCACCTCTGGCGTTATCAGAGTGTTTGACATCCCCAGTGCCAAACTGCTGGCTGAACACAA GCAGCACAGAGGTCAAGTGGTGGGCCTGACCTTCTCTCCAGATGGAGAGTTCATGTACAGTTGTGACTCCCAGGGTTCTCTGGCACTTTATAATGCCTCAGAGGAAGAGCACAATGTGATCAGAGTTGCAT GTAATATGGTGGCTCGTGGCACAGAACAAGCCCCGGACGCCCTGAAAGTGAGCAGTGACAGCCGCTGTCTGGCGTTTGTTGGTCCAGCAGAGTACGTTGTCACCATTGTAGATGCGCGGTCTTTGGATGAG ATGCTGTATGTAGATGTGAGTATTTTAGATATAGAGAGCCCTCGTCTGGATTCTGCGCTGAAGGTCTGCTTCTCTCCGGCCACCACTGAACACATGTTGGTTGCCACATCCGCTAACAAGATCCTCTGGCTTAGCACGAAGTCAGGCCGTCTGCTGCGAGAG GTGTCTAAGGTGCACAAACACCAGTGCTCGTCCCTGGCTGTGAGCGAGGATAGTAGATTCCTTCTAACAGCTGGACACAATGCTGTAAAAGTGTGGGATTATAACATGCAGTTTGGGATTAACTCACAG ATGTTCATAGGTCACAGTGAGCCCATTCGCCAGGTCAGCTTTACCCCTGACCAGCTTGGTGTGCTCTCAGTTGGAGACGCCATATTTCTCTGGGACTTCCTAGCAAATCCTGTTGAATCTTTGACTGACAGTTG TTCACCACCTAAAGTGAGCTACACTTCAGCTTTAAAAGCAG ATGCTGAAATTAGAGGTATACAGCTGTCCAATGGGATGCCACGCCAGAAGGCACCCCTGCCGTCCTCATCTCCACCACGGCTGGACATCAGCACTATTGACCAAGTTAACCTGGGAG GTTTGGGTTCATTGTCTCTTTGTGATGACACCCCAGCAGTCCCAACCATTCCAGACAAAGACGCTGGTTCATGTCCATCCATTGATCCCAGACATGCTGTTTCCTTCCTCAGAGTCACAGATATGGACACCAGATCCCCCATGAATTCCAGTCATGCGGACACCT TGGAGTTGAAGCAAAGGAATCCTATACGTCCAGATTGTTACAGGCACTTTATCCCACGTTTCAAGAGCTCCTCTGTTGGAGATCAG GTTGTTGTAGCTCCACAACCACAAGAAGCGGGCCTAAAGCTGAAAGCAGTGATTGGCTACAATGGCAATGGCCGTGGCAACATGGTGTGGAACCCAGAACAAG GTTTATTTGCATACTCTTGTGGCTGTTTGGTGGTGGTCGAGTATCTTCATACTGGAGGTCAGAGACACTTGCAGGGTCACAGCGAGGAAATCTCTTGTCTTGCCGTCACAAATGATGCACAG ACAGTCGCATCAGCTGCTGGAGGCAGTTTTGGCAGCAGAAGCCGCATCTGCATATGGGACGTCAAAACTGGGACTTGTCATAACACCCTTTCCTACCACCAGGGGGCGGTGCAGAGTCTTGCTTTTTCTCGTGATGACCTCTACTTTCTTTCTGTCG GAGACTTCTATGACCCTGTGGTGGCTCTTTGGAGCACCAAGAACTTCCAGCTGCTCTCTAATGTACGTATGTCTGGACCGATCCATGATGCAGCTTTTAGCCCCACAGCAGCCTGTCGTATGGCTTGTGTGGGCAGCGAAGGGGTTTACTTCATCCTCATCCACACAGAGGGCCTGGATGTAGACCTGAAG GTCGACAGGGTCAAAGCGCCTGCAGAGATGGGTGATGTGGAGCTAACAGCTCTGTGCTACAGCATGGACTCCTTTCTGTTAACCAGCACAAATCGGGGACATATTTGCGCCTGGGAGGTTAACACGCAGTGCTGCTTCATGACCTGGAAGGCTGATGAGGGAGAGATTG GAGTGCTGCTGTGTCAAGGGAACCGTGTGTTGACAGGCAGCAACTCCCGCTGGTTACGACTGTGGGAGGTAGAGCCTGTACAGGGCACGAAGAAAGACAG TGGGACTGTGGTGGTGTTGGAGCGAGAGATAATGCTGGATGGGTCGACTGTCAGTGCAGCATTTGATAACACAATGGAAATGGGTATCGTTGGCACCACAGCAGGAACCCTCTGGTACATCAACTGGTCAGATAACAGCAACATCCGGCTGGTCAGCGGGCACAGGACCATG GTGAACACTGTTGTCTTCAGCTCTGATGAGTGCCACTTTGCCACCTGCAGTGAGGATGGCAGTGTGAGAGTGTGGTCAACCTCCAGCTATGAACTGGTGGTGCAGTTCCAGGTGCTCAACCAG ccctgtggctgtgtgtgctggagCCCATCTTCTGAGGAGGAAAAATCATGTGTGGCTGCAGGATACAATGATGGAACCTTGAGGATCTTCCGACTTGCCTCGACAGAGATGGAGATGAAGCTGCATCCCCATCGTGTGTCTGTCACTGCCATCCATTACTCTGCTAATG GTCATGTGATCTTTTCAGCTGGGAAGAATGGTCTGATAGCTGTCAGCAGTCCAGTAAATGGAGCAACTATTCGTGTCATCAGGGACCACAAAGGAGCAACAATTACCACAATTCATTGTGTATATGAACAG TGCAAAAAATTTGGATTGGAAGGAAACGAGCTGTGGTTGGCTGCTAGTGGTGACAGACGTGTCAGTGTGTGGGCTGCTGATTGGTGGACGGAAAAGTGTGATCTGCTTGACTGGCTGTCATTTCCTGCTCCAGCATATTATGAG GGTGACAGCCTGCCGCCCAGCATGGCTgccttctgccctgcagaccctTCCCTGGTGGTCTATACTGGCTACGGAGTAGAGAAAGAGCTCTCCTTTTACAGCCTGGTGAAAAAACAG ATAGTAAAAAAGGTTGCCCTGCCCCATTGGGCCACATGCATTAGCCTTTCCTCTAAGGGCCAACTGATCGCTGTGGGATCAAAAG AACGAGTGCTGAAGCTGATCAAGTCAACAAGCGGCAGGTTTCAGGACTACTCACAGCACAGTGACTCACTGCAGACATGCCAGTTCTCTCCCTCTGGGTCGCTTCTCTTCTCTGTGGCGTATAATGAGATCCTGTTGTGGGAGGTGAAGGGCCTCTAA
- the wdr90 gene encoding WD repeat-containing protein 90 isoform X2 yields MASKGWQHPYVNIFKHVRIEEWKRATKEGDVLTHTNKTLKCPVFRISGPVPANSYILIPKNSDQSLGLTGRFFYLLFRPTPGKYFVVHLDVTAEEGQVVRISFSNMFKELKSTPIWLQFPFLCGAAKDSVYESTSQSAKHGLVGPAPVSVRWTCLMLDLQGILSVYLNHCYNHLKSIKLCANMTVKNMFTSDLLLDPGVTFREAKQMGLASSQGTGPIPREMAFPVPKGGCWHDHYDNIKFPSEGTKLPFDSIQKGDPHPEHKCVPNQRSPVRAQSHCVNLSKVVQDRVSLIQQITTPKSFQRNSNPVVASVPELGFISNHQKEWLYKNDDQQQESSYSSSHLLPSRTRCDTVDDEIHVDVDAEAGFSKHGEDSEEELVCTPVPRPVSLPSSKESKRQKLLPDPILRLSRIIGFGGATSRCALWTKSGDAVVYPCHAIIVSMKLSSNQQRFFIGHTDKVSALAFNGNTTLLASAQTGSNSVVRVWNYHNGNCLAMVRIHAHSLSCLSFSYGGGILCGVGKDSHNKTMVVVWNTVKVSKGGEVTVLAKAHTDVDIYTMKITFFDDTRMVSCGCGNIRLWRVRNGTLRSCPVNLGEYHSQDFTDVAFEEGHSPDQHLDERTLFVSSRSGHIFEIDYSRVVIRNVRRLLPAQRQHADRREKLTFNTGPGIAINSISVSSSFCATGSEDGFLRLWPLDFSAVFLEAEHEGPVSLVLASFDSLQVLGATSTGNLGYLNVTSRGYNTLMRSHTDTVLGFSVDGLHRHLTTASSDGTVRIWNMDSLHQLYDFVSEDSPCSVAFHPSEQIFSCGFTSGVIRVFDIPSAKLLAEHKQHRGQVVGLTFSPDGEFMYSCDSQGSLALYNASEEEHNVIRVACNMVARGTEQAPDALKVSSDSRCLAFVGPAEYVVTIVDARSLDEMLYVDVSILDIESPRLDSALKVCFSPATTEHMLVATSANKILWLSTKSGRLLREVSKVHKHQCSSLAVSEDSRFLLTAGHNAVKVWDYNMQFGINSQMFIGHSEPIRQVSFTPDQLGVLSVGDAIFLWDFLANPVESLTDSCSPPKVSYTSALKADAEIRGIQLSNGMPRQKAPLPSSSPPRLDISTIDQVNLGGLGSLSLCDDTPAVPTIPDKDAGSCPSIDPRHAVSFLRVTDMDTRSPMNSSHADTLELKQRNPIRPDCYRHFIPRFKSSSVGDQVVVAPQPQEAGLKLKAVIGYNGNGRGNMVWNPEQGLFAYSCGCLVVVEYLHTGGQRHLQGHSEEISCLAVTNDAQTVASAAGGSFGSRSRICIWDVKTGTCHNTLSYHQGAVQSLAFSRDDLYFLSVGDFYDPVVALWSTKNFQLLSNVRMSGPIHDAAFSPTAACRMACVGSEGVYFILIHTEGLDVDLKVDRVKAPAEMGDVELTALCYSMDSFLLTSTNRGHICAWEVNTQCCFMTWKADEGEIGVLLCQGNRVLTGSNSRWLRLWEVEPVQGTKKDSGTVVVLEREIMLDGSTVSAAFDNTMEMGIVGTTAGTLWYINWSDNSNIRLVSGHRTMVNTVVFSSDECHFATCSEDGSVRVWSTSSYELVVQFQVLNQPCGCVCWSPSSEEEKSCVAAGYNDGTLRIFRLASTEMEMKLHPHRVSVTAIHYSANAGKNGLIAVSSPVNGATIRVIRDHKGATITTIHCVYEQCKKFGLEGNELWLAASGDRRVSVWAADWWTEKCDLLDWLSFPAPAYYEGDSLPPSMAAFCPADPSLVVYTGYGVEKELSFYSLVKKQIVKKVALPHWATCISLSSKGQLIAVGSKERVLKLIKSTSGRFQDYSQHSDSLQTCQFSPSGSLLFSVAYNEILLWEVKGL; encoded by the exons ATGGCTTCTAAAG GTTGGCAGCATCCTTACGTCAACAtcttcaaacatgtcagaattGAAGAGTGGAAGAGGGCGACAAAAGAGGGAGATGTATTAACACACACG AATAAGACATTAAAGTGTCCAGTGTTCCGGATCAGCGGTCCGGTTCCTGCCAACAGCTACATCCTGATACCCAAAAACAGCGACCAGTCTTTGGGGCTGACAGGGCGCTTCTTTTACCTTCTATTCAGGCCAACACCTGGAAAATACTTTGTAGTCCACCTGGATGTCACTGCCGAG GAGGGCCAGGTGGTTCGTATTTCCTTTTCCAACATGTTCAAAGAATTAAAGTCAACGCCTATATGGCTACAGTTtccctttctgtgtggagctgCAAAGGATTCAGTCTATGAAAGCACTTCACAATCTGCAAAACATG GGTTGGTGGGTCCAGCCCCTGTTTCAGTGCGTTGGACCTGTCTTATGTTGGATCTGCAAGGCATACTCTCTGTCTACCTCAACCACTGCTACAATCACCTGAAGAGCATTAAGCTGTGCGCCAACATGACagtgaaaaacatgtttaccaGTGATCTACTGCTAGATCCAG GAGTTACTTTCAGAGAAGCCAAACAAATGGGTCTGGCTTCTTCTCAGGGAACAGGTCCCATACCCAGAGAGATGGCATTTCCAGTGCCTAAGGGAGGCTGTTGGCATGACCACTACGATAACATCAA GTTTCCATCAGAAGGAACAAAGTTGCCCTTCGACTCTATTCAGAAAGGCGATCCACATCCAGAACATA AATGTGTTCCGAACCAAAGAAGTCCTGTGAGAGCACAGTCTCACTGTGTCAACCTCAGCAAAGTGGTTCAAGACCGTGTGTCCCTCATTCAGCAGATCACCACCCCAAAATCA ttCCAAAGAAATTCTAACCCTGTAGTAGCCAGTGTACCTGAGCTTGGTTTCATCTCCAATCACCAAAAAGAGTGGCTTTACAAAAATGATGACCAACAGCAGGAGTCATCATATTCCAGTTCACACCTGCTCCCATCCAGGACACGCTGTGATACAGTTGATGATGAAATTCATGTGGATGTGGATGCTGAGGCTGGTTTTAGCAAACATGGGGAAGACAGTGAAGAAGAG ctTGTGTGCACTCCGGTTCCACgtcctgtctctctgccatCGTCCAAAGAATCCAAACGACAG AAGCTGCTTCCAGACCCAATTCTCAGGCTTAGTCGAATCATCGGCTTTGGAGGAGCCACTTCAAGATGT GCACTGTGGACCAAATCTGGTGATGCAGTGGTATATCCGTGTCATGCAATTATCGTCTCTATGAAGCTATCCTCTAACCAGCAGAGATTCTTCATTGGCCACACTGATAAG GTGTCTGCACTGGCTTTTAATGGCAACACAACCCTGCTAGCTTCAGCACAAACCGGCAGCAATAGTGTTGTTCGAGTGTGGAACTACCACAACGGAAATTGTCTGGCCATGGTTAGGATTCATGCTCATTCCTTATCCTGTCTTAG CTTCTCCTATGGCGGTGGTATTCTTTGCGGAGTGGGTAAAGATAGCCACAATAAAACT atggtggtggtgtggaaCACTGTGAAAGTCAGTAAAGGTGGAGAGGTTACAGTCTTAGCCAAAGCGCACACAGATGTGGACATTTACACCATGAAGATCACATTCTTTGACGATACAAG GATGGTGTCATGTGGTTGTGGCAACATTCGTCTGTGGCGAGTGCGGAATGGAACACTGCGCTCCTGTCCAGTAAACCTGGGAGAATACCACTCACAGGACTTCACTGATGTGGCCTTTGAGGAAGGACACTCTCCCGACCAGCATCTTGACGAGAGAACACT ATTTGTAAGCAGCCGTAGCGGTCATATCTTTGAGATTGACTACAGCAGAGTTGTCATTAGAAATGTGAGGAGGCTGTTGCCTGCCCAGCGACAGCATGCAGATCGCAGAGAGAAACTGACTTTTAACACAG GTCCAGGCATTGCTATCAATAGCATCAGCGTGTCCTCATCATTCTGTGCCACAGGCTCTGAAGATGGCTTCCTGCGGCTCTGGCCCCTTGATTTTTCTGCCGTCTTCCTGGAGGCTG AGCATGAAGGCCCAGTGAGTTTGGTGTTGGCCTCCTTTGACAGCCTTCAGGTCCTGGGAGCCACCTCAACAGGCAACCTTGGTTACCTTAATGTGACCAGCCGTGGTTATAACACATTGATGAGGtcacatacagacactgtgcTTGGCTTTAGTGTAGATGGCCTTCATCGTCATCTTACAACGGCCTCTTCTGATGGCACCGTGCGCATTTGGAATATGGATTCCTTGCATCAG CTGTATGATTTTGTGTCAGAGGACAGCCCCTGTTCTGTGGCCTTCCACCCGAGTGAGCAGATCTTCTCTTGTGGTTTCACCTCTGGCGTTATCAGAGTGTTTGACATCCCCAGTGCCAAACTGCTGGCTGAACACAA GCAGCACAGAGGTCAAGTGGTGGGCCTGACCTTCTCTCCAGATGGAGAGTTCATGTACAGTTGTGACTCCCAGGGTTCTCTGGCACTTTATAATGCCTCAGAGGAAGAGCACAATGTGATCAGAGTTGCAT GTAATATGGTGGCTCGTGGCACAGAACAAGCCCCGGACGCCCTGAAAGTGAGCAGTGACAGCCGCTGTCTGGCGTTTGTTGGTCCAGCAGAGTACGTTGTCACCATTGTAGATGCGCGGTCTTTGGATGAG ATGCTGTATGTAGATGTGAGTATTTTAGATATAGAGAGCCCTCGTCTGGATTCTGCGCTGAAGGTCTGCTTCTCTCCGGCCACCACTGAACACATGTTGGTTGCCACATCCGCTAACAAGATCCTCTGGCTTAGCACGAAGTCAGGCCGTCTGCTGCGAGAG GTGTCTAAGGTGCACAAACACCAGTGCTCGTCCCTGGCTGTGAGCGAGGATAGTAGATTCCTTCTAACAGCTGGACACAATGCTGTAAAAGTGTGGGATTATAACATGCAGTTTGGGATTAACTCACAG ATGTTCATAGGTCACAGTGAGCCCATTCGCCAGGTCAGCTTTACCCCTGACCAGCTTGGTGTGCTCTCAGTTGGAGACGCCATATTTCTCTGGGACTTCCTAGCAAATCCTGTTGAATCTTTGACTGACAGTTG TTCACCACCTAAAGTGAGCTACACTTCAGCTTTAAAAGCAG ATGCTGAAATTAGAGGTATACAGCTGTCCAATGGGATGCCACGCCAGAAGGCACCCCTGCCGTCCTCATCTCCACCACGGCTGGACATCAGCACTATTGACCAAGTTAACCTGGGAG GTTTGGGTTCATTGTCTCTTTGTGATGACACCCCAGCAGTCCCAACCATTCCAGACAAAGACGCTGGTTCATGTCCATCCATTGATCCCAGACATGCTGTTTCCTTCCTCAGAGTCACAGATATGGACACCAGATCCCCCATGAATTCCAGTCATGCGGACACCT TGGAGTTGAAGCAAAGGAATCCTATACGTCCAGATTGTTACAGGCACTTTATCCCACGTTTCAAGAGCTCCTCTGTTGGAGATCAG GTTGTTGTAGCTCCACAACCACAAGAAGCGGGCCTAAAGCTGAAAGCAGTGATTGGCTACAATGGCAATGGCCGTGGCAACATGGTGTGGAACCCAGAACAAG GTTTATTTGCATACTCTTGTGGCTGTTTGGTGGTGGTCGAGTATCTTCATACTGGAGGTCAGAGACACTTGCAGGGTCACAGCGAGGAAATCTCTTGTCTTGCCGTCACAAATGATGCACAG ACAGTCGCATCAGCTGCTGGAGGCAGTTTTGGCAGCAGAAGCCGCATCTGCATATGGGACGTCAAAACTGGGACTTGTCATAACACCCTTTCCTACCACCAGGGGGCGGTGCAGAGTCTTGCTTTTTCTCGTGATGACCTCTACTTTCTTTCTGTCG GAGACTTCTATGACCCTGTGGTGGCTCTTTGGAGCACCAAGAACTTCCAGCTGCTCTCTAATGTACGTATGTCTGGACCGATCCATGATGCAGCTTTTAGCCCCACAGCAGCCTGTCGTATGGCTTGTGTGGGCAGCGAAGGGGTTTACTTCATCCTCATCCACACAGAGGGCCTGGATGTAGACCTGAAG GTCGACAGGGTCAAAGCGCCTGCAGAGATGGGTGATGTGGAGCTAACAGCTCTGTGCTACAGCATGGACTCCTTTCTGTTAACCAGCACAAATCGGGGACATATTTGCGCCTGGGAGGTTAACACGCAGTGCTGCTTCATGACCTGGAAGGCTGATGAGGGAGAGATTG GAGTGCTGCTGTGTCAAGGGAACCGTGTGTTGACAGGCAGCAACTCCCGCTGGTTACGACTGTGGGAGGTAGAGCCTGTACAGGGCACGAAGAAAGACAG TGGGACTGTGGTGGTGTTGGAGCGAGAGATAATGCTGGATGGGTCGACTGTCAGTGCAGCATTTGATAACACAATGGAAATGGGTATCGTTGGCACCACAGCAGGAACCCTCTGGTACATCAACTGGTCAGATAACAGCAACATCCGGCTGGTCAGCGGGCACAGGACCATG GTGAACACTGTTGTCTTCAGCTCTGATGAGTGCCACTTTGCCACCTGCAGTGAGGATGGCAGTGTGAGAGTGTGGTCAACCTCCAGCTATGAACTGGTGGTGCAGTTCCAGGTGCTCAACCAG ccctgtggctgtgtgtgctggagCCCATCTTCTGAGGAGGAAAAATCATGTGTGGCTGCAGGATACAATGATGGAACCTTGAGGATCTTCCGACTTGCCTCGACAGAGATGGAGATGAAGCTGCATCCCCATCGTGTGTCTGTCACTGCCATCCATTACTCTGCTAATG CTGGGAAGAATGGTCTGATAGCTGTCAGCAGTCCAGTAAATGGAGCAACTATTCGTGTCATCAGGGACCACAAAGGAGCAACAATTACCACAATTCATTGTGTATATGAACAG TGCAAAAAATTTGGATTGGAAGGAAACGAGCTGTGGTTGGCTGCTAGTGGTGACAGACGTGTCAGTGTGTGGGCTGCTGATTGGTGGACGGAAAAGTGTGATCTGCTTGACTGGCTGTCATTTCCTGCTCCAGCATATTATGAG GGTGACAGCCTGCCGCCCAGCATGGCTgccttctgccctgcagaccctTCCCTGGTGGTCTATACTGGCTACGGAGTAGAGAAAGAGCTCTCCTTTTACAGCCTGGTGAAAAAACAG ATAGTAAAAAAGGTTGCCCTGCCCCATTGGGCCACATGCATTAGCCTTTCCTCTAAGGGCCAACTGATCGCTGTGGGATCAAAAG AACGAGTGCTGAAGCTGATCAAGTCAACAAGCGGCAGGTTTCAGGACTACTCACAGCACAGTGACTCACTGCAGACATGCCAGTTCTCTCCCTCTGGGTCGCTTCTCTTCTCTGTGGCGTATAATGAGATCCTGTTGTGGGAGGTGAAGGGCCTCTAA